A stretch of the Nerophis ophidion isolate RoL-2023_Sa linkage group LG27, RoL_Noph_v1.0, whole genome shotgun sequence genome encodes the following:
- the LOC133544402 gene encoding lectin-like, which produces MSIPDGFRQGTEPFMSIPDGFRQGTEPFMSIPDSFRQGTEPFLSIPKGFRQGTEPTIFNSMSFKQGAEPSVSIPDGFRQGTEPFMPIPDGFRQGTEPVILTLRGFRQETEPSRSLPRGFRQGTEPSLNIPEGLRQGTEPLVKHPEEQGRSTPSLQTCQGEVINGNCYEFNPTPLNFQEAQDLCKARNTHAELASVTSGDLHSRLVSMVTKGGQISPRLTWLGAVVKNQQASWVDGSEWTYSDWMPGQPNIHTSKPVCVEMFKIDESWWTAVDCDLKRASICSYPAAA; this is translated from the exons ATGTCGATCCCAGACGGTTTCAGGCAGGGAACCGAACCGTTCATGTCGATCCCAGACGGTTTTAGACAAGGAACCGAACCGTTCATGTCGATTCCAGACAGTTTCAGACAGGGAACCGAACCGTTCCTCTCTATCCCAAAAGGTTTCAGACAGGGGACAGAACCTACAATTTTTAATTCTATGAGCTTCAAACAGGGAGCAGAGCCCTCCGTTTCTATCCCAGACGGTTTTAGACAGGGAACAGAACCATTCATGCCAATCCCGGATGGTTTCAGACAAGGAACTGAACCTGTTATTTTGACACTCCGAGGTTTCAGACAGGAAACCGAGCCATCTAGGTCTCTTCCTAGAGGATTTAGACAGGGAACAGAACCATCTCTAAATATACCAGAAGGTTTAAGGCAGGGAACAGAACCATTGGTTAAACACCCAGAAGAACAGGGCCGGTCCACTCCCAGCCTCCAAACATGTCAAGGGGAGGTGATCAACGGAAACTGCTACGAGTTCAACCCAACTCCACTCAATTTCCAAGAAGCACAG GATTTATGCAAAGCTCGGAACACACACGCTGAGCTCGCATCTGTGACAAGCGGGGACCTTCATTCCCGCCTGGTTTCCATGGTTACCAAGGGCGGCCAGATCAGCCCACGGTTGACGTGGCTGGGGGCCGTGGTCAAG AACCAGCAGGCCTCCTGGGTAGACGGGTCGGAGTGGACTTATAGTGACTGGATGCCGGGTCAGCCTAACATTCACACCAGCAAGCCAGTCTGTGTGGAAATGTTCAAAATAG ATGAAAGTTGGTGGACGGCCGTGGACTGTGACCTGAAGCGAGCGTCCATCTGCTCGTATCCGGCGGCGGCGTGA